The Epinephelus lanceolatus isolate andai-2023 chromosome 17, ASM4190304v1, whole genome shotgun sequence region CTCACAACCACAGAATCAGTttctttgtcttgtcttttgtATGAAAACAATCTTCAACACACCATTTTAACAatgtttctctgtgtcctcaggctgTGAAGGGGACCATGCAGAGGACATGTAAGTGCCACGGCGTGTCAGGAAGCTGCACCACCCAGAcctgctggctgcagctgcCAGAGTTCAGGGAGGTGGGGAACTACCTGAAGGAGAAGTACCACAGGGCTCTGAAGGTGGATCTCCTCCGAGGAGCTGGGAACAGTGCGGCCAGCCGGGGGGCCATCGCCGAGACCTTCAGCTCCATCTCTCGCAAGGAGCTGGTTCACCTCGAAGACTCCCCCGATTACTGCCTGGAAAACCGCACTCTTGGTTTGCCGGGCACTGAAGGCCGCGAGTGCCTCAAGAAGGGCAAGAACTTGAGCAAATGGGAGAAACGGAGCTGCAAGAGACTGTGCGGAGAGTGCGGGCTGGCGGTGGAGGAGCGCAAAGCCGAGATGGTGTCGAGCTGTAATTGTAAATTCCACTGGTGCTGCGCGGTGAAGTGTGAGCAGTGCAGGAAGACAGTGACCAAGTACTTTTGTGTAAAGAAAGGAGGTCAGAGGGGAAGGAATGAGAGCGCCAGCAGCCGCCGGAAGAACCTGAGACTGAGGAAGAAGCACTGAGCATCTGAGCATCTATGTGTACCACTGCAGCTCCTGTCAGCACCCAAACTGTCTGTGCATGTTCAGATAGTGTGTGTTCTGGACAAAAGCTCAGCAAACATATAACTTCAGACCATCTTCATTGTCTATTTTGTGTAAAAAGTTAAAGACAGTGGGATGTGCACAAAGCCACATGATAGAGAAGTTTACAACTTTGTAGAGTTTTTGgtataaatgtatttaagatatatttttatactttttacaACGTTTTCGGGCATTTTAAGAATATTTCTCGGACTGCAAAATTCTCCAcaacatgatttatttatttacataaacCTTGGGATAAAAATTGTTAGTTTTCGAGTGATGATATGACTGTCGAGTGACGGCATAATTAGCTTTTAATATCAAAACTCGCCAAGTTGTATTCTCATGAATGCTTGTGTCTGTTGCCCTAGCAATAATATTCCTATATTTCAACTATCACTGCCAAGCTTTGAATTTCTTTagaaatattttgacatttttggagaCAGTCTTCTCTCCCATCATCTGGCTTGCCCTGACCCTTGCTGCCCTCTTGATGTATTTAATTGTATATAAAATGAAGCACTTTGTACTGTACATTGTTAATTTATTGCACAGCGTTCCctagttttgctttatttttagcTACCTTCGTGGTTTGTTTTCTATTAAGATGTAATGAAAGAATAATAAATCCTTCAATCTTATATATAAATCAGCCTGAAGCAAGCGTTCATCCTTCTTTACTCTTTGTGGCAGTGATACCTGATGCTTTGCTGTAAACACAACCTTCCTCTCCACATTGTCCACACTGGGGTTAGGATACTCTGGGGCAAACCAACAAGAATAGAAAGCTTTCCAGCGCACTCTTCGTTCCATCACGCCTTTCTCAATTTCGCCTCAACAAATACCTCCCCGTTCTCTCCCTCAACATGGTAATCCTCAAAGAGCCCCCTAACTCCCAAGCGCTTGGAAGTTTCTTTACTGTTTAATACTAGTTTAATTAACTTTGTCCAGACAGAGTAGGGCCGTGGGGGTGGAGGGCATGAGGCAAGTTGCCCTTAAAAATCATCCCGCCTCTAATTTTGTATGCTAATCTCCTTTTTCACGCCGCGCCTCCTTAGGAGTGGGGGAAAGAAATGTTGGGAAAACTTTGGGTTGCCTGTGCAGGGGCTTCCTGCGGCTGTTTTATTTCTGGGCCCACCTATTTGGATCCTTTCACTCCTCTAGGGCCTTCCTTTGCTCGATTTAACAATGAATGCAGAGCTAATCAGCTCTCTCGGAAATGCACCACTGTCGAGGAAGGTAATCCCTTCTTCTCTACTCTCAATGGGCTGTCGCCTTCTAAAGGACTTTGGGAAAAGGCTTTGCACAGATTCACACTGTTCTCTCAAAAGAAGTTAGTTCAAGTATTGTGCCCAAACAAGTGGGTTTTATAAACACATGCTTGCCAGGATACTCACCCCACCTGCAAGTAAGAAGTGCCAGGCCCAGGCAGACTAGCACATGGCAGCCGAAGCCGAAACCCTTCAGACGAGATGGGACATGAAAGAGGAGATTAGAGGTCCCATTGAGAAGGGGGCGTTCATTTCTGCACCTTCCTCTTTTTACTCAATAAAGTGTCAAGGAAACACCTTGTTGACATCTTATTTACCGAATAATGATCATAATCAAAACTCCTCCCTCCCCTGATGACCCCTGTGGGCTGGCTGGATTGCTCTGCCTGGCATGCAGCAAAAACTCTCTCCCCAACAAAAGAACCAGCATACCAAGCTTTTGCCCTACGGCTTTGTGCAAGTTCTGCAATTTACTGCGATAGGGAGTACAACTGGGGCACGCCAAAATGTTCATTCACGGGATTTTGAAGCCAATGCAAAATTATAATTAAGACACGCATTTTGGATTAAACCAAACAAAGCCACTTTAAACTCGTGCAGCATGTACTGACTCTTATTTGGAGTGTGTGAGTCATGCTGTCGAGCACCGGCTCACTCTCTGCAGTAAACCTGCCGACTTAAACCTGCATGTAAAAATATATCGCACAAAGGAAAGCCTGCTGACACAGCAGATGGTTAATGTGTGGGAAAGCTAAGGAGAAAAACACGTTTGGCTGTTTTAATGTTCAGCAGTTTGACACACCTGTGACACTGTTGGCTTATACAGTCGAGATCAGTTGTGCATCAGCAGCGGGGATGAAAGAGCGGGCATTGATCTAGTGGGCAATATATGAAGATAATACTGTGCTTAACCTGGAGACCTAACATCAGGCGGTGGACTGCAGGTTCAACAGAGAGAAGCAAAAAGATCCCAGCTTCAAAGAGACAGAGTAAATTAAT contains the following coding sequences:
- the wnt8b gene encoding protein Wnt-8b, with the protein product MFMHLEVFYYIFILLAHMRSYCCWSVNNFLMTGPKAYLIYSSSVAAGAQSGIEECKYQFAWDRWNCPERALQLSTHSSLRSANRETAFVHAISSAGVMYTLTRNCSLGDFDNCGCDDSRNGQRGGHGWLWGGCSDNVGFGEAISKQFVDALETGQDARAAMNLHNNEAGRKAVKGTMQRTCKCHGVSGSCTTQTCWLQLPEFREVGNYLKEKYHRALKVDLLRGAGNSAASRGAIAETFSSISRKELVHLEDSPDYCLENRTLGLPGTEGRECLKKGKNLSKWEKRSCKRLCGECGLAVEERKAEMVSSCNCKFHWCCAVKCEQCRKTVTKYFCVKKGGQRGRNESASSRRKNLRLRKKH